In Scatophagus argus isolate fScaArg1 chromosome 14, fScaArg1.pri, whole genome shotgun sequence, the following proteins share a genomic window:
- the acaca gene encoding acetyl-CoA carboxylase 1 isoform X6, translating to MAQQDGAAKKNPAITPLHSHFMVGSVSEENSEDEIQGKPDVQLEEKETRSLSPSSGSSDSTYEMGFDHLDGPMHNLRPSMSGLHLVKQGRDRRRIDLQRDFTVASPAEFVTRFGGNKVIEKVLIANNGIAAVKCMRSIRRWAYEMFRNERAIRFVVMVTPEDLKANAEYIKMADHYVPVPGGTNNNNYANVELILDIAKRIPVQAVWAGWGHASENPKLPELLHKHGIAFMGPPSQAMWALGDKIASSIVAQTAGIPTLPWSGTGLTVEWTENNQKKRIINVPTDVYELGCIQDVEDGLKAAEKIGYPVMVKASEGGGGKGIRKVNCVEDFPNLFRQVQAEVPGSPIFVMQLAKHARHLEVQILADQYGNAISLFGRDCSVQRRHQKIIEEAPATIATSDVFEDMEKCAVRLAKMVGYVSAGTVEYLYSQDGSFYFLELNPRLQVEHPCTEMVADVNLPAAQLQIAMGIPLQRIKDIRMLYGVQPWGDSPIDFEGLSTAPSPRGHVIAARITSENPDEGFKPSSGTVQELNFRSNKNVWGYFSVAAAGGLHEFADSQFGHCFSWGENREEAISNMVVALKELSIRGDFRTTVEYLIKLLETESFQHNSIDTGWLDRLISEKMQAERPDTMLGIVSGALHVADVNLRNSVSNFLHSLERGQVLPAHTLLNTVDVELIYEGTKYVLKVTRQSPNSYVVIMNNSSAEVDVHRLSDGGLLLSYDGSSYTTYMKEEVDRYRITIGNKTCVFERENDPSMLRSPSAGKLIQYTVEDGGHVFSGQCYAEIEVMKMVMTLTAAESGCIHYVKRAGAALEPGCVIAKLQLDDPSRVQQAELYTGALPSVQAVALRGEKLHRVFHNTLDHLVHIMNGYCLPEPFFSAKLKEWVERLMKTMRDPSLPLLELQDIMTSVSGRIPPAVEKAIKKEMAQYASNITSVLCQFPSQQIANILDSHAATLNKKSEREVFFMNTQSIVQLVQKYRSGIRGHMKAVVMDLLRQYLKVEIQFQNGHYDKCVFALREENKGDMANVLNYIFSHAQVTKKNLLVTMLIDQLCGRDPTLTDELMTILTELTQLSKTTNAKVALRARQVLIASHLPSYELRHNQVESIFLSAIDMYGHQFCIENLQKLILSETSIFDVLPNFFYHSNQVVRMAALEVYVRRAYIAYELNSVQHRQLRDNTCIVEFQFMLPTSHPNRMSFSSNLNHYGMVHVASVSDVLLDTSFTPPCQRMGAMVAFRSFQEFTRNITDVLSCFSDSPPPSPTFPEGGNPVLYGEEDSKSIQDEPIHILNVAIKTDSDIDDDGLAASFREFTQSKKSLLFEHGIRRLTFLVAQKREFPKFFTFRARDKFEEDRIYRHLEPALAFQLELNRMRNFALTAIPCANHKMHLYLGAARVEVGTEVTDYRFFVRAIIRHSDLVTKEASFEYLHNEAERLLLEAMDELEVAFNNTTVRTDCNHIFLNFVPTVIMDPSKIEESVRSMVMRYGSRLWKLRVLQAELKINIRLTPTGKQIPIRLFLTNESGYYLDISLYKEVTDSRTGQVGPKDRQIMFQAYGDKQGPLHGMLINTPYVTKDLLQSKRFQAQSLGTTYVYDFPEMFRQALKKLWHSSQAYAHLTKCPLPSELLTFTELVLDAQGQLVQMNRLPGGNEIGMVAWRMTLRTPEYPAGREIIVISNDITHKIGSFGPQEDVLFLRASEMARESGIPRIYIAANSGARIGLAEEIRHMFHVAWQDPTDPYKGFKYLYLTPQDYKKVSALNSVHCEHVEDEGESRYKITDIIGKDEGLGVENLKGSGMIAGESSLAYEEIITMNLVTCRAIGIGAYLVRLGQRTIQVDNSHIILTGAGALNKVLGREVYTSNNQLGGIQIMHNNGVTHSTVCDDFEGVFTLLQWLSYVPKCKSSPVPILNAKDPIDRPVEFVPTKAPYDPRWMLAGRPSQTPKGSWQSGFFDHGSFMEIMQPWAQSVVVGRARLGGIPTGVVAVETRSVELSIPADPANLDSEAKIIQQAGQVWFPDSAFKTAQAIKDLNREGLPLIVFANWRGFSGGMKDMYDQVLKFGAYIVDGLREYKQPVLVYIPPQAELRGGSWVVIDPTINPRHMEMYADKDSRGGVLEPEGTVEIKFRKKDLVKTMRRVDPVYLSLAERLGTPELSPPDRKELETKLKEREEFLLPIYHQVAVQFADLHDTPGRMQEKGVITDILEWQTSRLFFYWRLRRLLLEETVKRKIQAANSELTDGQVQAMLRRWFVEAEGAVKAYLWDNNEEVVGWLERQLAEEEGARSVIDENIKYIRRDHILKQIRSLVQANPEVAMDSIVHMTQHISATQRTEVVRILSTMETSGSS from the exons ACCAAGCATGTCAGGGCTGCACCTGGTGAAGCAAGGCAGAGATCGCCGGCGTATTGACCTCCAGAGGGACTTCACCGTGGCTTCTCCTGCTGAATTTGTCACCCGCTTTGGTGGCAACAAGGTTATTGAGAAG GTGCTTATTGCAAACAATGGCATTGCAGCAGTCAAATGCATGCGTTCCATCCGCCGCTGGGCCTATGAGATGTTTCGCAATGAAAGGGCAATCCGCTTTGTCGTAATGGTGACCCCAGAGGACCTGAAGGCTAATGCAG AGTACATCAAAATGGCAGATCATTACGTGCCCGTGCCAGGAGGgactaacaacaacaactatgCCAATGTGGAGCTCATTCTGGACATTGCTAAACGCATACCTGTTCAG GCAGTGTGGGCTGGGTGGGGTCATGCCTCAGAGAACCCCAAACTCCCAGAGCTTCTTCACAAGCATGGCATTGCCTTCATGG GCCCTCCAAGTCAGGCTATGTGGGCTCTAGGAGACAAGATTGCCTCTTCTATCGTGGCTCAGACAGCTGGCATTCCAACATTGCCATGGAGTGGTACAG gCCTGACAGTTGAATGGACTGAGAACAACCAAAAGAAGAGAATCATCAATGTCCCCACTGATGTGTATGAGCTGGGCTGCATCCAGGATGTCGAGGATGGACTTAAA GCTGCAGAGAAGATCGGCTACCCCGTGATGGTGAAGGcctcagagggaggaggaggaaaaggcaTCCGTAAAGTCAACTGTGTTGAAGATTTCCCGAACCTCTTCAGACAG GTCCAGGCAGAAGTTCCAGGCTCACCTATTTTCGTCATGCAGCTAGCCAAGCATGCCCGCCACTTAGAAGTTCAGATCTTGGCTGATCAGTATGGCAATGCCATTTCACTGTTTGGTCGAGACTGTTCTGTGCAGCGACGGCACCAGAAAATTATAGAGGAGGCTCCTGCTACCATCGCCACATCTGATGTGTTTGAGGATATGGAAAAG tgTGCAGTGAGGCTGGCTAAGATGGTTGGGTATGTCAGTGCAGGCACAGTGGAGTACCTGTACAGCCAAGATGGCAGCTTCTACTTCCTGGAGCTCAATCCCCGTCTGCAGGTGGAACACCCCTGTACTGAGATGGTAGCTGATGTCAACTtgcctgctgctcagctgcag ATTGCTATGGGTATTCCTCTTCAAAGGATCAAAGATATCCGGATGCTTTATGGGGTCCAGCCTTGGGGAGACTCTCCCATTGACTTTGAGGGTCTGTCGACAGCCCCCTCCCCAAGGGGCCATGTGATTGCAGCACGTATCACCAGTGAAAATCCTGATGAG GGTTTCAAGCCAAGCTCTGGAACAGTGCAAGAGCTGAATTTCCGTAGCAATAAGAACGTGTGGGGCTACTTCAGTGTTGCAGCGGCCGGAGGGCTACATGAGTTTGCCGATTCCCAGTTTGGACACTGTTTTTCTTGGGGAGAGAACCGAGAAGAAGCCATCTC CAACATGGTGGTGGCTTTAAAGGAGCTGTCCATCAGAGGAGACTTTAGGACCACAGTGGAATACCTTATTAAGCTATTGGAGACGGAAAGCTTTCAGCACAACAGCATTGACACGGGCTGGCTCGACAGGCTAATCTCAGAGAAGATGCAG GCAGAGCGTCCGGACACCATGCTGGGCATCGTAAGTGGGGCTCTTCATGTGGCAGATGTTAATCTGAGAAACAGTGTGTCCAACTTTCTGCATTCTCTTGAAAG GGGACAGGTgctgccagcacacacactacTCAACACTGTGGATGTAGAGCTGATCTATGAAGGTACTAAGTATGTCCTGAAAGTGACACGCCAGTCTCCCAACTCCTACGTGGTCATCATGAACAACTCTTCTGCTGAGGTGGATGTCCATCGGCTCAGTGATGGAGGTCTTTTGCTGTCTTATGATGGAAGCAGCTACACTACCTACATGAAGGAAGAGGTGGACAG GTATCGCATCACAATTGGGAACAAGACTTGTGTTTTTGAAAGGGAGAATGATCCTTCGATGCTGCGATCTCCTTCAGCAGGAAAACTAATCCAGTACACAGTTGAGGATGGTGGACACGTGTTTTCTGGCCAGTGCTACGCTGAAATAGAG GTGATGAAGATGGTAATGACCCTTACAGCTGCAGAGTCTGGTTGTATTCACTATGTGAAGAGGGCTGGAGCGGCCCTTGAGCCTGGCTGTGTCATTGCCAAGCTGCAACTAGACGACCCAAGCAGAGTGCAACAG GCGGAGCTGTACACAGGGGCCTTGCCTTCTGTCCAGGCAGTAGCCCTCAGAGGGGAGAAGCTACACAGGGTCTTCCATAACACACTGGATCACCTTGTTCACATAATGAATGGCTACTGTCTACCTGAGCCTTTTTTCAGTGCTAAG CTGAAAGAATGGGTGGAAAGATTGATGAAAACCATGCGTGATCCCTCTTTGCCACTGTTGGAGCTTCAAGACATCATGACTAGTGTGTCAGGTCGCATCCCACCTGCTGTCGAGAAAGCCATCAAGAAGGAGATGGCTCAGTATGCTAGCAACATCACCTCTGTGCTCTGCCAGTTTCCCAGCCAGCAG ATTGCAAACATCCTTGACAGCCATGCTGCTACTCTTAACAAGAAGTCAGAGAGAGAAGTCTTCTTTATGAATACACAAAGCATCGTTCAGTTGGTACAGAA gTATCGTAGTGGAATTCGGGGACACATGAAGGCAGTGGTGATGGACTTGCTCAGACAGTATTTGAAAGTAGAGATCCAGTTTCAGAATG GACACTatgacaagtgtgtgtttgctctgcgTGAGGAAAACAAAGGTGACATGGCCAATGTGCTCAACTATATCTTCTCCCATGCTCAAGTCACCAAGAAGAACCTGCTGGTCACTATGCTGATT GACCAACTTTGTGGCCGTGATCCCACACTGACAGATGAACTAATGACCATTTTGACTGAACTTACCCAGCTCAGCAAGACAACCAATGCCAAAGTGGCACTACGTGCCCGGCAG GTATTGATCGCTTCCCACCTCCCGTCTTATGAGCTACGACACAACCAGGTGGAGTCCATCTTCCTTTCTGCCATTGATATGTATGGACATCAGTTCTGCATTGAGAACCTGCAG AAACTGATCCTTTCAGAAACATCCATTTTTGATGTTCTGCCCAACTTCTTCTACCACAGTAATCAGGTAGTGAGAATGGCGGCCCTTGAG GTGTACGTTCGCAGAGCATACATTGCATATGAGCTGAACAGCGTTCAGCATCGACAGCTGAGAGACAACACATGTATAGTAGAGTTCCAGTTCATGCTTCCCACCTCGCACCCAAACAG GATGTCATTTTCATCCAACCTAAACCACTATGGCATGGTGCATGTAGCCAGCGTCAGTGACGTTCTGCTTGACACATCTTTTACACCGCCTTGTCAGCGCATGGGAGCCATGGTCGCATTCCGCTCCTTCCAGGAGTTCACCAG GAACATCACAGATGTGTTGAGTTGCTTCTCTGATTCTCCTCCCCCAAGTCCAACCTTCCCAGAGGGAGGTAATCCTGTCCTATACGGTGAAGAGGACAGTAAG AGTATCCAGGATGAGCCTATCCATATCTTAAATGTAGCTATAAAGACCGACAGCGACATCGATGACGATGGCCTGGCAGCGAGCTTCCGAGAGTTCACTCAGTCTAAG AAATCTCTACTGTTTGAACATGGAATCCGTAGGTTGACTTTCCTTGTGGCTCAAAAG AGAGAATTTCCCAAATTCTTCACATTCCGTGCCAGAGACAAG TTTGAAGAGGACAGGATCTATCGCCATTTGGAGCCGGCACTGGCTTTCCAGTTGGAGCTCAACCGTATGCGCAATTTTGCCTTAACTGCTATCCCATGTGCCAACCACAAGATGCACCTGTACCTGGGTGCAGCCCGTGTGGAAGTGGGCACAGAGGTTACAGACTACCGTTTCTTTGTGCGAGCCATTATCCGCCACTCTGATTTGGTCACAAAG GAGGCCTCTTTTGAATACCTTCACAATGAGGCAGAGCGTCTGCTACTGGAAGCCATGGATGAGCTGGAGGTGGCTTTCAATAACACAACCGTACGGACTGATTGTAACCATATATTCCTCAATTTTGTCCCCACGGTCATCATGGACCCATCAAAG ATTGAGGAGTCTGTGCGTTCCATGGTGATGCGCTACGGCAGCCGCTTATGGAAGTTGCGTGTCCTGCAGGCTGAACTGAAAATTAACATCCGCCTGACTCCAACAGGCAAGCAAATCCCCATCCGCCTCTTTCTCACCAACGAATCAGGCTACTACCTGGACATCAGCCTGTACAAGGAGGTCACTGATTCCCGAACCGGACAGGTGGGGCCCAAAGACCGACAG ATCATGTTCCAGGCTTATGGAGACAAGCAGGGTCCATTGCATGGCATGCTCATCAACACCCCGTATGTCACCAAGGACCTGCTGCAGTCTAAGCGCTTCCAGGCGCAGTCTCTGGGCACCACCTATGTCTATGACTTCCCAGAAATGTTCAGACAG GCTTTGAAAAAGCTGTGGCACTCTAGCCAGGCTTATGCCCACTTAACAAAATGCCCTCTGCCTTCTGAGCTGCTCACCTTCACGGAGTTGGTTCTTGATGCTCAAGGTCAGCTGGTGCAGATGAACCGACTACCAGGGGGCAATGAG ATTGGTATGGTGGCATGGCGGATGACCCTGCGTACACCAGAATACCCAGCAGGACGTGAGATCATCGTCATAAGTAATGACATCACACACAAGATAGGCTCATTTGGGCCCCAGGAGGACGTGTTGTTCCTGCGCGCCTCAGAGATGGCGCGAGAGAGCGGCATCCCTCGAATCTACATCGCAGCCAACAGTGGGGCCCGCATTGGACTGGCAGAGGAAATTAGACACATGTTCCATGTGGCCTGGCAAGATCCAACTGATCCCTATAAG GGTTTCAAGTATCTCTACCTCACACCTCAGGATTACAAAAAGGTTTCAGCCCTGAATTCTGTGCATTGTGAACATGTGGAGGATGAGGGAGAATCCAG GTACAAGATCACTGACATCATAGGAAAAGATGAAGGGCTAGGTGTGGAGAATCTGAAAGGGTCTGGAATGATTGCGGGAGAATCTTCTCTTGCTTATGAAGAGATCATCACCATGAACCTG GTCACATGCAGAGCCATAGGGATTGGAGCCTATCTGGTGAGGCTTGGACAGAGAACCATTCAAGTGGACAACTCTCACATTATCCTCACTGGGGCTGGAGCACTCAACAAG GTGCTGGGCAGAGAAGTTTACACATCAAACAACCAACTTGGTGGGATCCAAATCATGCACAACAATGGGGTGACCCATAGCACTGTTTGTGATGACTTTGAGGGAGTCTTCACTCTTCTGCAGTGGCTCTCCTACGTGCCCAAG TGTAAATCTAGTCCGGTGCCCATCCTCAATGCAAAGGATCCTATAGATCGGCCAGTGGAGTTTGTGCCTACAAAAGCTCCCTATGACCCTCGCTGGATGTTAGCAGGACGTCCCAGCCAGA CTCCAAAGGGTTCCTGGCAGAGTGGCTTCTTTGACCATGGATCCTTCATGGAGATCATGCAGCCTTGGGCTCAGAGTGTGGTGGTTGGCAGAGCCAG ACTGGGAGGAATACCTACTGGGGTGGTTGCCGTGGAAACAAGGTCTGTGGAGCTGTCAATCCCAGCCGATCCAGCCAATTTGGACTCAGAAGCGAAG ATCATCCAGCAAGCAGGACAAGTGTGGTTCCCAGATTCTGCCTTTAAAACAGCCCAAGCCATAAAGGACCTGAACAGAGAGGGCTTACCTCTTATAGTATTTGCCAACTGGAGGGGCTTTTCTGGAGGAATGAAag ATATGTATGACCAGGTGTTGAAGTTTGGGGCCTATATTGTTGATGGGCTGAGGGAGTACAAGCAGCCGGTGCTGGTTTATATCCCCCCACAGGCTGAACTGAGGGGAGGATCCTGGGTGGTTATAGATCCTACCATCAACCCTCGTCACATGGAGATGTATGCAGACAAGGACAGCCG GGGTGGAGTGTTGGAGCCTGAAGGAACAGTGGAGATCAAGTTTCGGAAGAAGGACCTGGTGAAGACCATGAGAAGAGTAGACCCGGTCTACTTGAGCTTGGCTGAAAGATTGG GAACCCCAGAGCTGAGTCCCCCTGATCGTAAAGAGCTGGAGACGAAACTGAAGGAGCGAGAAGAGTTTCTACTGCCCATCTACCACCAGGTGGCTGTACAGTTCGCAGACCTGCACGATACCCCAGGTCGCATGCAAGAGAAGGGAGTAATAACG GATATTCTTGAATGGCAAACATCCCGCCTGTTCTTCTACTGGCGTCTGCGGCGACTGCTGTTGGAGGAGACGGTCAAGAGGAAGATCCAAGCGGCCAACAGTGAGCTGACGGATGGTCAGGTCCAGGCAATGCTGCGCCGCTGGTTCGTGGAGGCTGAGGGGGCTGTCAAG GCCTATCTGTGGGATAACAATGAAGAAGTGGTGGGATGGCTGGAGAGACAGCTAGCTGAAGAAGAGGGTGCAAGGTCTGTCATTGACGAGAACATAAAGTACATCCGCCGAGATCACATCCTCAAGCAGATACGCAG CCTTGTTCAAGCCAATCCAGAGGTTGCTATGGATTCTATTGTGCACATGACCCAGCACATCTCAGCCACACAGAGAACCGAGGTGGTGCGTATTCTGTCCACTATGGAGACATCAGGCTCCTCCTAG